From a single Theropithecus gelada isolate Dixy chromosome 10, Tgel_1.0, whole genome shotgun sequence genomic region:
- the LOC112632553 gene encoding 40S ribosomal protein S12-like, whose product MAEEGIAAGGVTDINTLALQEVLKTALIHDGLARGIREAAKALDKRQAHLCVLASNCDEPMYVKLVEALCAEHQINLIKVDDSKKLGEWVGLCKIDREGKPCKVVGCSCVVVKDYGKESQAKDVIEEYFKCKE is encoded by the exons ATGGCCGAGGAAGGCATTGCTGCTGGAGGTGTAACAGACATTAATACTCTTGCCTTACAAGAGGTGCTGAAGACCGCCCTCATCCACGATGGCCTAGCACGTGGAATTCGCGAAGCTGCCAAAGCCTTAGACAA GCGCCAAGCCCATCTTTGTGTGCTTGCATCCAACTGTGATGAGCCTATGTATGTCAAGTTGGTGGAGGCCCTTTGTGCTGAACACCAGATCAACCTAATTAAGGTTGATGACAGCAAGAAACTAGGAGAATGGGTAGGCCTCTGTAAAATTGACAGAGAGGGGAAACCCTGTAAAGTGGTTGGTTGCAGTTGTGTAGTAGTTAAGGACTATGGAAAGGAGTCTCAGGCCAAGGATGTTATCGAAGAGTACTTCAAATgcaaggaatga